GGTGAATGCACAAGGCAAAATTGTCTCGAAAGACCCGAATTGTGTGTTTACAGGTGTGATTACTGAAAGTGCATTAGCCAATACCGCAAATTATCAACTTACCGATAATAAGTGTGATGCGCTAAAAAATAACTCAAAAGGTTATGTTGTGGTAGATGAAGACTTAGAGCCTATGAGTTTTAGACTGGTATCTGACGCGGTTGCATCAAAAGACATTTGGGCATTTGCACAATCTTAAAAATAAAAAAGACAACGGATTCATTTCATTGTCTTTTATTCCAACCTATCTTGTGCCGTTGAAACAGTTAACATGGTTTGAAGATAATAATCGACACGTGGGTGATTATTGTCTTTATGTGAGTTATGCGCATTAAAGGCTGCATCATGAAGTTTCACCACTCGAGCAATTGGATTTAAACCACAACGGAATAAATATTCTTCGCGTGTTTCATCTTCTCGTTTAGTTAATGCATCTACAGCATCGCGGACTTCTTTTCCAAATAAACTTTCGATTTTGTCTAGCGTAAGAGGCGTGTCTTCAACACTATCGTGGAGAAGGGCGGTAATAATGTAGATTTCTGAAAATTGATGCTCGATTAATGAATTGACCACACCTTTAATATGGTACTCAAAGTAATCATGAGGGCCATACTTTTGACCTTGATGCGATTCTTTTGATAATTTCTCTGCTAATTCAACTTTATTTTGAGTCATTTTTTGCTCTTATTAGTTTAAAGCTATAACGCAGCCTAATGGGTGAGATGGGGCGCTTAAGTCATAATTTTATACTGAATACTTAAGTTAGGCATAAGAGTTACTGCTCATTTTTATTTATTCATTCTTGTTTAATAAGAACAAAACCAGCCCTTAAGTTTTTGAAATTTTAAACTTTAACTTAATGATATAAAAGCAGATTGTAAATATTACTTAAGAATCTCCTTAATTATGTAATTAAATGAAAAATAATAACTATTTAAATAATTTCTAGCCAATTTTACATTGACACCTCAAATATTGGAGATTACCATTTGCGGGCTGGCCTACATCGCCAGTCGGTTTTAGCAGACCGTTTTTAAGACCGCATCAGAGCTATTTCATCTGAGGAATAGTTTTGTGCGCACACTCCCAGTTCCCTCCCGTAGCGGTAGGACGGGAGAGGGACACCCTCGGGTGTGCTGGATGTCTTAACCAGTCTGCTAACCCTCTTCCGTTCTGCCACCATAAATCTTATGCTCTGGCAGAACTCCATATATAAGGAGTTGGCTTTGCGCATCCATTATTTCTTGGCAACCATTGCCAAAAGCTATAACAACACAGCTTAAAACATTTAACGCAGCTTGATCGCCGTAAGGCTTTTTCAGGCTTTAGCTCGTTATTACTTAAAACTTCGCAACAATTAAAATTTGAGATGTGCTAGGCACAGTCTTTATGGCTTTGCTACGCCTTTTTTTCACCTTTAGAAAAGTGTAAGGCTTTTATATCTCATTTATATACAACAAAAATTTAATTTATAACGGTAAAAATATGCCAAATTTAGTTCTCCCAACACGTGCATTAAAAGTCGTAAATAAATCAATTGAGCTGTTCCATTACAACGGGTTTCATATTGTTGGTGTCGACAGACTTGTGAAAGAGTCTGAAATACCAAAAATGACGTTTTATAACTACTTTCAATCTAAAGAACGCTTTATTGAAATCTGTCTCATCGTACAAAAAGAACGACTCCAAGAAAAAGTAGTTACCATGCTCGAATACGACCACGACACAAGCGCAGCCGATAAACTCAAAAAGCTCTATAACTTACACGCAGATATACACGGGCTGTATTACCTATTATTTAAAGCCATTTTTGAAACGAAAAATAACTACCCAAACGCCTATACAACCGCCGTGAGATATAGAACATGGCTCACCAATGAAATATATAGCCAGCTTAGAGTACTTAAACCCGATGCTTCTTTTACTGATGCCAAACTATTTTTATATATGGTCGAAGGCGCCGTCATTCAGTGTTTAGCAGTGTTTAGGTTCAGATAAAGTTGATGAAAGGGTGTTGGAGATGTTTTTGAGGGGGATGTTGACAATTAAGATTTAAGTTGTAGAGCAGCTTTTAGATATTTTTTCATATAAAATAAAGCCATATAACTTTTAGTACACTTAAAATTTTGGATTAACTTTTATGTCTTTGCTGAATACCCTTGATGCGGTTGATACTATTACGCAGAATTTAGTATCTTTTGAGGTTTATGAGTCTGATAGCGGTTACCATATATTGCCATTATCTCCAGATTGTAAAAAAGGTGAGCATTTATGCCATCCATCGGTGAGAAGTTTCAATGATATAAAAAGAGAAATATTAATAGTATTTCAAGCAAGGATTATAGAATAAAATTGAAAGTCAAAATATTAATTAAGCTTACACGGATAATTCAATAATATTCGTGTAAGAAAATTGGTTTGGCTTAACTTTTTTTCCTATATCGATAAGAAAAAAACGAACTAGTATTTATTATTAAAGTTTTATTTGAAAATAATTTGACATAAACTTAAAATGATAGAAAAATAAAAAATATCACTCTTTATTTAAAAAATTGTAGATAAAATCAAGCTAAATTCTAAAAATATTAATAAATTGGTTTTGAAATTCATTGTATAATAATTCATATTCTTTATAAAGAGATTCTGTTTTTTCTTCGTGTTGTTCAATAAAATTATCATTTTTTAAAAATAGGGCTATTTTTTTTATTTCTTTACTTTTGCTTAAATCATTATTTTTTATACTATAATCTATTAAATTGTTAATTTTATATATTAAGTGGTTTCTTAATTCTAATCTTACTTGTAATATTAAAAAAACACTTTCATACTTCATTCTTAATTTTTGAAGAGGATGAGTGTTTATGTTTTTTGACCATTTACTACTATTAATTGACTAACAGTTGAGTTTAGCCTTATTAAGTTTTCATAGCTTGAAGATAAATGATTGTTATATTTGATACAGTCTTTAATTGTTTTTGGAATGTCAGAGTATATTATTTGTCCTAATGGGTTTTCATAAATAACTTGATCAATTCTAATAGATAAAAAGTAGACACTTTCTATTGATGAATTTAACTCAAAGAGATTTTCTAGTACTTTTTCAGCATATTGTTTTCCTACTTCAAATTTTTTTTGTTCTTTCCAATCAGTAAAAAGAAAAATAGCGATTAATGGTGCATATAAAGTAGCAGACCAACCAAGCAATCCTATAAAAAAAGCTGAAGAATCTGTCATTTTCCCAATAATTTGAATCCCTATTAAACTTCCATATAAAAAATAAATAAGAAAACAAAAAACTAGAAGTAAAAAATAGCCAATTATAAAAGTTGCTATTACTTCGGCTTTATTTTTATTCATATATAATTCCTTAAAAGCTTTTTATAAAAAATAACAATTATAATACCTTAATAGCTACTGAATGTTTTGTTTTAGATAAAAAATAGTTCTTTACTACCCACTAGTATAAAACTTAGGGATAGTGAAGCGAAATTGGCAGCACAGATCTGGCTATGAATGTCGTTTTTTCTATCAGAACATTTTATTAAGAAAATTCTATATTGAACTCCTCATTTAACTGATAATGATTTTATAAATCTGTCTAATGAAATTTTATTCACATAACTTTGAGAAAAAATATGCAAAACATTGAAATCTTAGAAATAAAAGAAATTGGCGATTATGAAGAAGGCTTATCGCTATTGTTAGAAGATTCCATAAATAACGGAGCTTCTATCGGTTTCTTAGCTCCTATAGAAAAGAACGAAGTCTTAAATTATTGGCGTGAGGTCAACCATAAATTAGCACAAGGTAATAGTTGTCTATGGATTGCCATACAACAAGGCAGAGTTGTAGGTAGTGTTCAATTGTCTTTGGTAAGTAAAAAGAACGGCGTTCATAGAGCCGAGGTTGAAAAACTCATGGTGCTCACATCTACAAGAAAACAAGGGATAGCAACATTTCTAATGAATGAACTCGAAAATTTTGCTCGAGAAAAAGGTCTACGCTTACTTGTTTTAGATACACGTGAAGGTGATGTATCCGAACTTTTATATAACAAAATTGGATTTGTACGTGTGGGTGTAATTCCAAGTTTCGCATTAAGTTCAAACGGGAACTATGACGGCACCGCGATTTATTTTAAGCAGCTTGTTTGAAATTAGATTTTAGGAAAGTTAAGCATTTCATTGGCGTATGTGTCTAGATTATTAGTTAATTCTCTGCAATCATTTTATTTTAAATTTAACTAAAGAAGTGTTGTTTATTATTTTATAAATTACATAGAATAATAAAATTATATACATATGAAAACAAAAAATGCCATTAAAAATATCTATATTGTTAATAAGTTAAAGGAATTTTTAATTATTGATTAATATTTAAATAATATGAATAAATTTAAAATTGTTGCTTATGGTTTTTTATCTGGATATATATATTGTTTTTTAACAATCACTCTTCAAGCAGTTTTTGCTACGTTAGGGTATGATATTTCATTTATTTCATCTTTAGTTTTTGCTTTACTTCCATATTCTTTTAAATTTTTATGGAGTGGTTTTGCTGATTCGGTTAAAAAGGAAAATATAGACTATTTAATATCATTTTTTGCTCTTTTGATATGTTTGTCATTTATTGTTTTAATATTTTTTTCAAAGATTACAATGTTAATTTTTATGTTAATGTTGTTTAATATTGCATTTCTTGGAGCATGCTTCGATATTTTAACAGATTTAAATCTAATTAAAAATTTTTCAGATGAAAAAAGACCATTCTTTCTTTCATATTATATTGGTGGGTGGAGGTTGTCTTCAATATTCGCAGGTGGTGCGGTTTTATTTATTTTTAATAATTTATTTGATAAAAATATTGATTTTTTATTTTTGTTTTCATCATTTATTTTTTTTATATTCTTAAATATATTTAATTTTACAACAATAAAAAAATTTTTAGCATTTATTTTGAAAAATAAATTATATTTTTTTCTTATAATTCCTTGCACTTCTTTTTTATTTATATTGAAAACTAGTTTTACTAATTTTAAAGAGTCATTAATTATTTTTTTGAATTTGAAAGAATTTTATGTATATTCTTTATTTTATAAGTTATTTGATTTAACATTATCATCATTTGTCGTTGTGTTTTTTATTAAGGAACTTAAACTATCTATTGAATTTTTTGGAATAATCAATACAATAGTTCCTCTTTTATCAATTTTAATTCTAAGTCATTTATGGAAATTTACAAGTAAAATTTTTTCACTTAAAGAAATAATGCTTTATTCTTTGTTGATTAAATCAATAACTATAATAATTTTTATGCTTCTTAATTTTTTAAGTTTAAATATTAATTTATTCTTATTAATAGCTTTTATATTAAATGTTTTTTCATCAAGTTTTATTACTTATACTTATTCCAATTATATTATGCAATCTGTTCAAGGAGATAACTCTTCATTTAAATACTCTATATTATCGTCTTTACCTATGCTATTCTTAGTTGTTTCAGTTCCATTTTCTTCTATTTTAATTTCTAAATATAATTGGAATATATTTTTCTTCTTTATATT
This window of the Acinetobacter sp. XH1741 genome carries:
- a CDS encoding HD domain-containing protein; this encodes MTQNKVELAEKLSKESHQGQKYGPHDYFEYHIKGVVNSLIEHQFSEIYIITALLHDSVEDTPLTLDKIESLFGKEVRDAVDALTKREDETREEYLFRCGLNPIARVVKLHDAAFNAHNSHKDNNHPRVDYYLQTMLTVSTAQDRLE
- a CDS encoding GNAT family N-acetyltransferase: MQNIEILEIKEIGDYEEGLSLLLEDSINNGASIGFLAPIEKNEVLNYWREVNHKLAQGNSCLWIAIQQGRVVGSVQLSLVSKKNGVHRAEVEKLMVLTSTRKQGIATFLMNELENFAREKGLRLLVLDTREGDVSELLYNKIGFVRVGVIPSFALSSNGNYDGTAIYFKQLV